A genomic stretch from Desulfurococcaceae archaeon MEX13E-LK6-19 includes:
- a CDS encoding polyprenyl synthetase family protein gives MRPEEFLQKAKAITEEVLSKEFMDKLSEAIGIHEYLKELVDYPRDYTLRGGKRLRAMLILAGYYSLDPSLPIEPIKHVMASIEFLQSYFLAHDDIMDRDVVRRGGPTLHVMYERYCREKGLLGDCIHYGISQAILAGDYLEALAVGMLASAPLPPERVVKLVQRYVLGLRTVAYGQYLDVLFAYMKLRDVREEHVLKVHELKTASYTVEMPLHLGAIAAGINDPKIYELYTRMAKPAGIAFQLRDDIIGLYGDPSVTGKPVGSDVKEKKKTLLIIKAYELASSDDKKFLEEIYDLKQPEEISIDDIERVRAIVKETGSLDYSEEIIKKYYEEALSVLEESKIHDNVKELLKWLLKKLVYREK, from the coding sequence TAAAGAACTTGTTGATTATCCACGTGATTACACTCTTCGCGGCGGGAAGAGATTACGTGCAATGCTTATATTGGCTGGCTATTACAGTCTTGACCCAAGTTTGCCTATTGAACCCATTAAACACGTTATGGCTTCTATAGAGTTTCTCCAAAGCTATTTCCTAGCTCATGATGATATAATGGACCGTGATGTTGTGAGAAGAGGCGGTCCAACACTTCATGTAATGTATGAGAGGTATTGCCGAGAAAAAGGATTACTTGGCGATTGTATTCACTACGGAATTTCGCAAGCTATTCTAGCAGGGGACTACTTGGAAGCCCTAGCTGTGGGAATGCTTGCCTCAGCACCATTACCCCCTGAACGTGTAGTAAAACTTGTCCAGCGGTATGTATTGGGTCTAAGAACAGTGGCATACGGACAGTATCTTGATGTGTTATTTGCTTATATGAAGCTTAGAGATGTTAGAGAAGAGCATGTTCTCAAAGTCCATGAGCTGAAAACAGCATCCTATACGGTGGAAATGCCTCTCCATCTTGGTGCAATAGCTGCGGGAATAAATGATCCCAAGATTTATGAGCTTTATACACGTATGGCTAAACCCGCTGGTATAGCATTTCAGCTTAGAGACGATATAATAGGGCTTTATGGTGATCCAAGTGTTACTGGAAAACCTGTCGGTAGTGATGTAAAGGAGAAAAAGAAGACATTACTCATAATTAAAGCCTATGAGCTAGCTAGTAGTGATGACAAGAAGTTTCTCGAAGAAATATATGATCTAAAACAACCTGAAGAAATCAGCATCGATGATATAGAAAGGGTAAGAGCAATCGTTAAGGAAACAGGTAGCTTAGACTATAGTGAAGAAATAATAAAGAAATACTATGAAGAAGCCTTGAGTGTACTCGAAGAATCAAAAATACATGACAACGTTAAAGAACTACTTAAGTGGTTATTGAAAAAACTCGTTTACAGAGAAAAATAG
- a CDS encoding Glu/Leu/Phe/Val dehydrogenase: MSVTPLLYENDPTYQMAVKQLKDAAALLGLPDEIVEVLRHPEKLIQVKIPVKLDNGKIAVFLGWRSQHNSALGPYKGGIRYHPDVRPGEVVALSMWMTWKNSLAGIPYGGGKGGVRVDPKKLSPRELEELSRKYFAAIAKDVGPDVDIPAPDVYTNPQTMAWYFDEYSKIVGYNAWGVVTAKPPELGGLYARVVSTGYGVALCAREAAKRVLGGVEGKTVAIQGFGNVGRFAAKYLAEWGAKIVAVSDSKGGIYNSKGLDVEKLFEIKDKTGSVINYPDVERKISNEELLELDVDILIPAAIENVITEKNADRIKAKVISEGANGPTTPEADVILHKKGAVVIPDILANAGGVTMSWIEWSHNRMGCYLTDEEALSRLDKIMSHNFNRVFDEWQKKYSDHPMRAAAYAIAVDRVVRAMKLRGWI; this comes from the coding sequence ATGTCCGTAACACCCTTACTTTATGAAAACGATCCTACATATCAGATGGCTGTTAAACAACTAAAAGATGCCGCTGCACTCCTAGGCTTGCCCGATGAGATCGTCGAGGTTCTAAGGCATCCAGAGAAACTTATACAGGTCAAGATCCCTGTCAAGCTTGACAATGGTAAAATTGCTGTATTCCTTGGCTGGAGAAGCCAGCACAACAGTGCATTAGGTCCATACAAGGGTGGTATAAGATATCACCCAGATGTAAGACCCGGTGAAGTAGTTGCCCTAAGTATGTGGATGACCTGGAAGAACAGTCTCGCAGGAATACCCTATGGTGGAGGCAAAGGAGGAGTTAGAGTAGATCCCAAGAAACTTAGTCCCAGAGAACTAGAAGAACTATCAAGGAAATACTTTGCAGCAATAGCAAAAGATGTTGGGCCAGACGTTGACATACCGGCTCCCGACGTCTATACTAACCCACAGACAATGGCTTGGTACTTCGACGAATACTCCAAGATCGTGGGCTACAACGCATGGGGTGTTGTAACAGCCAAGCCTCCAGAGCTAGGTGGACTCTACGCAAGAGTAGTGAGTACAGGCTACGGTGTAGCATTATGTGCAAGAGAGGCTGCAAAGAGAGTGCTCGGAGGAGTTGAAGGCAAGACTGTTGCAATACAAGGATTCGGTAACGTCGGTAGGTTTGCAGCAAAATATCTTGCTGAGTGGGGTGCAAAAATAGTCGCTGTAAGCGACAGTAAAGGCGGTATCTACAACTCTAAAGGACTAGACGTAGAGAAACTATTCGAGATCAAGGACAAGACTGGCAGCGTCATCAACTATCCCGACGTTGAGAGAAAGATATCAAACGAGGAACTACTAGAGCTAGACGTAGACATCCTCATACCAGCTGCCATCGAGAACGTCATTACTGAGAAGAACGCCGACAGGATAAAGGCTAAAGTGATTAGCGAGGGTGCAAACGGTCCAACAACACCCGAGGCAGACGTCATACTACACAAGAAAGGAGCAGTAGTTATACCAGACATCCTAGCAAACGCTGGCGGCGTAACAATGAGCTGGATTGAGTGGAGCCACAACAGAATGGGCTGCTACCTAACAGACGAAGAAGCACTAAGCAGACTAGACAAGATAATGTCACACAACTTCAACCGCGTCTTCGATGAATGGCAGAAGAAATACAGTGACCACCCAATGAGAGCAGCAGCATACGCTATTGCAGTAGACAGAGTAGTAAGAGCTATGAAGCTTAGAGGCTGGATCTAA
- a CDS encoding DUF5320 domain-containing protein produces MDYYWWLRFLRRYPTLLLAPSPQPYQLLQPFLQNQLPSTNNMSEHGKPALIFNRNLHVLPPIPPPQTPEDELKLLEGYKKLLEEDLAEIQRELIRVEERIKELKSIINRNNHQEK; encoded by the coding sequence ATGGATTATTACTGGTGGCTAAGATTCCTGCGAAGATACCCAACACTACTATTAGCTCCCTCACCGCAACCATACCAGTTGCTTCAGCCATTTTTACAAAACCAATTGCCGAGTACAAATAATATGAGTGAACATGGAAAACCCGCATTAATATTCAACAGAAACCTACATGTACTTCCACCTATACCACCGCCACAAACTCCTGAAGATGAGTTAAAGCTTTTAGAGGGGTACAAGAAGCTTTTAGAAGAAGACCTAGCGGAAATTCAGAGAGAACTTATACGTGTTGAAGAAAGGATAAAGGAGCTTAAATCAATAATTAATAGAAATAATCATCAAGAAAAATAG
- a CDS encoding DUF504 domain-containing protein — translation MTKKRGEIEEWLKRIKWGGHQSDYIVYIRYRRSGDNTEELKPIFGDEIDDVRRGYIVSGGEYIPFHRVEEIRTRNGRIVYSRRGGGSKK, via the coding sequence TTGACTAAAAAGAGAGGAGAAATCGAGGAATGGCTCAAGAGGATAAAGTGGGGAGGGCATCAGAGTGATTATATTGTATACATAAGATACCGTAGGAGCGGTGATAACACTGAAGAATTGAAACCTATTTTCGGCGATGAGATAGATGATGTTCGCAGAGGGTACATTGTTTCAGGAGGAGAATATATTCCATTTCACAGAGTCGAAGAAATTAGGACCAGAAATGGAAGGATAGTGTATAGTAGGAGGGGTGGGGGGTCTAAAAAATAG